A part of Pararoseomonas sp. SCSIO 73927 genomic DNA contains:
- a CDS encoding ATP-binding protein, producing the protein MDAAALRHEMPPEVDGLPALLDRLEAFSEAAGLSPGAAQRLSIVAEELAANVAMHGRGASRLLVEARREGDSVHLLIEDDGPAFDPLSAAAPDLDAAVEEREIGGLGVHFVRRMTREAAYERRDGTNRLTALLDAG; encoded by the coding sequence TTGGACGCTGCGGCGCTGCGCCACGAGATGCCGCCCGAGGTGGACGGCCTGCCGGCCCTCCTCGACCGGCTGGAAGCCTTCTCGGAGGCCGCGGGCCTGTCCCCCGGCGCGGCGCAGCGCCTTTCCATCGTGGCGGAGGAGCTGGCGGCGAACGTCGCCATGCACGGCCGGGGCGCCAGCCGCCTGCTGGTGGAGGCACGGCGCGAGGGCGATTCGGTCCACCTGCTGATCGAGGATGACGGCCCCGCCTTCGATCCCCTCTCGGCGGCCGCGCCCGACCTCGACGCGGCCGTCGAGGAGCGCGAGATCGGGGGCCTGGGCGTGCACTTCGTCCGCCGCATGACGCGTGAGGCGGCCTATGAGCGCCGCGACGGGACGAATCGCCTGACAGCCCTGCTGGACGCGGGCTGA
- a CDS encoding STAS domain-containing protein → MQIAEHREGATTIAALEGRLDTATAPATEEKLVSLLDGGGLVADMSEVRYVSSAGLRVLLKAAKQARVKGVSFSVCGLQPAVREVFEISGFDKIIPMHATRAEAVAGA, encoded by the coding sequence ATGCAGATCGCCGAGCACCGGGAAGGCGCGACCACCATCGCCGCGCTGGAGGGCCGCCTGGACACCGCCACCGCCCCGGCAACCGAGGAGAAGCTGGTCTCCCTGCTCGACGGGGGCGGGCTCGTCGCGGACATGTCGGAGGTCCGCTACGTCTCCTCCGCCGGGCTGCGGGTGCTGCTGAAGGCGGCGAAGCAGGCGCGGGTGAAGGGCGTGTCCTTCTCGGTCTGCGGGCTGCAGCCGGCGGTGCGGGAGGTCTTCGAGATCTCCGGCTTCGACAAGATCATCCCCATGCACGCCACCCGCGCCGAGGCGGTGGCCGGCGCCTGA